In Thalassophryne amazonica chromosome 13, fThaAma1.1, whole genome shotgun sequence, the sequence TTAAACCAAAATTGATATCACAgcctacatgtttgtttaataagaTTATTAACCACAAGAGCTGTAATCACTTTTATatgttttggcttccctcatcctaacgtacctgattttaaagctagaaacccaaacagacccagtaatgctgagcttacattacattaaaaaaagactCGCTgccagaagaaaaacaaaaacaacatagaGTTATTATTCTAGAAATCTATTTTTGAAAGTTTTCATCATGGTAAATTTTATATCCTgcatccagccttgattttgTATCTGGACAGCATCAGCATAAAACCTGCGTTTTGGCAGCCCAATTGACAGAAATCCCTCATagcaatggagaactttaatccctgcaaTGCAGACCTGCACAAGATCCACTGCCACAATCCAGAGCAGCTGAGATCAGCCAAATGTAATAACTATGATGCAATGAGCCACAAATACTTCTTGGCTTCAGTTTTAAGGAGCTGTTGGACCAACCATCACTACATTACAAGTCTAAATGTGTCATTCTGGGTGTCCACCTACCTGTGGCTGCTGCCTGGCATTCCTCCTGGCCTCGTTGTACTGAGCCAGCAGCAGCTGCTGGTCAAGAAGGTCCATCCTCTGCTGCCTCTGTATGTCAAGAGTGGCGCCCATCCCCAGAGGTGTCTCACCAGTCGGCTGGGAGCCTTGATGACCACAATAACACATTATCACTAGAAACGAGGATCCCTGCACTGTTGGTGatcgcttttatttattttaatttaaaattaatGTGATCTAGTATTGCAGAAATTTAGGTTACTACAAATTTGGCTAATTAGAGTAGTCCCAATTGTAGCAAACAGCGAGACCAATATTATAAAAACAGAGTGAAGTGAATCGAGAAAAGATTAAGTTGTATCCAGCTGAACACTTTGAAGTCACTATTTTTTCCTCATTCCAATTTTAAAAGCTGCATGAAGTTTTGATGAAAGAATTCAGCAGAGGCTACAAGATTTAGTTTTTCCTTTCCAGTTAATAAAAAGAGCAACAGATCATATTGAGGGATTGAGGATCATTAATGGACTATATGTGGGGGGAAGGTGTTCCACTGCGTAAAGGATTTTCAGCATAGGATTTACAGTGTGTATGTTGGACTCACTCGAGAACAGGGGCTCCAGAACGTGCCGACCCAACCGAGACACCCAGGAAGGCACAAACATGAGCTTTTGCAACCGAAGAAGATTAGAGAGGTACAGTCCACCTGAGATCTGAAAGACAGTTTAAAAATGGTTATGCTCACTCCCTTATAAAGCAACACATATGTAGATACCTGGGCTATATGATTTAGGAACGACACCTTTTATTACGGAATGATCTGATGCCTTTTGATGCATTTTAATTTGATAAAATTCTTTAATCTACACATTCATTTTCCATCATAAATTAGAATAAACTAAAAGTGGCATGGCTTACTTTCAAAGACGACCTTTGGGTTTTTAAATACTGTGCTACCTCTGCTCACCTTTTGTtcgccactgggggcagcaccacatacaacaGTAcaaagcccagaagaagaagccagctgttgtgAGCTTAGCATAACTCCTATGACAGTGTTCAATTGTGACCTGAATGTAAAGTTCAAACGGGTACAATTATCCATTATGCAAATTCACAGATTCGTGTATTGGTGTAGTTGCATCTTTTACTTTAAAATCAGGTTCCGACTAATAAAGGTGAATTGTTACACCCCTACATATAATTCATTTAGCCATGGCTGAGATAACAATGCAGCAAGATCCGAATGTATTCCAAATTACTGAGTAACATTTTGGTGTTAATATTAACTGAAATGATTATCCTGTAAGGGTTCAagttcaaagtaaaaaaaaaatctttaatatcTCCGTGGGGACATTTTTGTGCAGCCAGCAATGAGACAGTCACTGCCACAATCATacaggcaacaacaacaacaataagtaCAGAGAACGACACGACAGATCACTTATTTAACAGGGAAAAGGCAGCGGGGGCCAAAGAAAGCTTAAGCATTGGGTTTGAAAATGCTGAACCAAAAAAAGCTTATGCTTAACATTTTATTCTCTTTAACTTAGTGTTTCTGTTCTCAGACTACAGACAAAGTAAAAGAGAGTGagacacacataaataaatacataaccaataaaaaaaatattctggCTATTTACCAGTCCACTCAACGCAAGCAGCCACATGAAGGGACTGGAGGTCAAAAGCTGCACCACAGCAAGAGGAGAGAACAAGAAAGAATCATCAAACACCAGTCAGTACATCTGAGAgcaacagacacacagatacataAATGTGGACTTACCTGCAGGCCTACTATGTAGACCAGAAACTTGTTAGTGATGTGGACCTGACCTAGAACCTGTGTAACCGGCATCCTTGGGATGGTTAAGTAAAAAGGCACAAACAGAGAGAAGACCGGAGCAAGCCTGTGTGATGAGAGGGAAAAGTCAAGAACAAGAATGAAGGGAACATCTGAGAGTTCAATTCAACAGTGGAAATACtgactaatacacacacacacacacacctggtcaAAATTATTGGCAGCTATGAATTTTCAGTTCATAATTCAGAGTATCTTCAAAAACAAATgcaaatgaaccaattttgtaAACACATAATTACTTACTGGCACCCTTCACTAATATTTGTGTGTAAATCATTTGGCCTCTACACATTTTTTTGCCATCACAATGTTTCTGTCACTCGTCCATCCAAGATAGATCTACATGTAGATTGAGCATGTTTTTACACcgcatgctcttcctgacacaactccccaTTACACATGACACAGGACAACACATCTGATTTTAAAATGCCTTGTAAGTCTTCTGATTTCATCAGTCCTTTGCTACATTTAACAgccaggagaggtgatggtcaagtgagtAAAGCGTTGGGGttgtgaccagaggattctcGATTCAAATCCTCTTCTGACCGTAAaagtcactcagggcccttgcgCAAGGTCCCTAATCCCCAAGCTGCTCCTGCTgtttagtgagtgccttgtatggcagaaccCTGGTGTGAGTGTGAGAGTCTATGTGCAAcagtgataaaataaataaagcactttgaccatgatagtgctattaaaaaaaaaaaaaaattcagcccaCCTCCAGTTGTCCTGCTTTGCTTTGAAACCTACTTGGTTCAGTGCACAGCTTGGAGAAGGGTCAGAAATCACCACTGTTTACAAGTCTTGCTGGGTGCACCAACGTTCAAAGACTTCTCTTACCGTCTTCATATTAGTGCCTCCTCGTCCTAGAAGTGTTGTTTAATGACCACGGACACTTCTTGATAACATTAGAAACTGCTGAAGCAGGGAGTTCAAGCTCTGGCAACTGCCTTGTAGCCTATGAAACCACGATTTTTAGTAATAAAATTTCAGATTCTATCAGACAAGCTCTCCTGTCTTTGCTTTTGTGCAGTAGAGATTGAAACCATTTTATTGCAGTAAAATCATAATTCATTAGTTAATTGAGGCCATGTGATGACAGGTGAGTTTTACATTATTTGCATTTTGCTGGCGGAACTAAAACTCAAAGGGTGCCAAAATCAGTGTCAAAATAAAATGACAGACTTTTTCTATTGTTTAATAGCTCTGGACATTTCATTAAGTTTTCTGATTATACAACATTGGTTATTTTGCAGTTACTTCTGAAAATAAATGATCCCTTGAACCTTAAAggtgctatttttttttcttgaagtcCTTTGTGAAAACCAATTAAAAAGATGAATAAGAAAGTgtacattttattcataaaacatGCATTTTCTACTATCCCATTTCCTATTACTTGCATAATTCTTCAAGAAAAAATAAGTAGTAGTCGGATTTGAAGCTATTCCTTCCAGCAGTTTATAGCAGTAGCAAAACTCAGTTGTTCAAAGTGTTCAAGGTACTTACAGTCCTGCTGGAAGTTCCTCCACCTCATAGTCTAACAGAAACTGGACAGTCTGAGCCAGCAGGATGTCCATCAGTGCAGACAAACACCAGGTACCCAGCAGAAAGGACTGGaagaaatttttaaaaagcacagtaGAGTGCGGTAAGTAAATAAGTCACCTTATCGTCCAGGTTGAGCCTGCAAACTGTACAGCAGACAGTGCACCATTTTAAAAGCAATCCCAATGTAATACACAAAGAGAGTGTCTCAACACACATCCTGTACTGTGAGAGAAAAGGTTTATAATTCTTGTCCACCCAATATATTATGACAATTCAGTATGATGGTcatacatttgtttttatttcttcttatTCAACTGGTAACTGTACAGCACATCCACATGAAGACAGAAAATCTTTTCCTCCAACTGGCCCCTCCGGTGTGCCGTGGCTATGCTTTGGAGAGCTTCTTGCACACTTTGGAAAACTGGACCTTGAATGGGGCATAtcctattttctttttttaactgctCCTATTGAGGATTTTACAAAAACATCAATCTCCCACTCACATAAGTTCTTTATAGAAGTCTGGTGAACTTTGGCCACAGGTGAGTGTGATCaatggttttatttttatatctTTGTTTACATCGTTATCTCAAAAAAATACCATGAAATATCTGGATATAATTGCAAGTGTAAATCACCCATCCCTGAAGTCTACACTTCAATCACATCTTCAATgcatattttgaatttttttttaatcccattcTTATTGGTTGTTAAATTTTACAACTTCTTACCTTTTTGTGTTTGATATTTTAGAacgtaaagcactttgaactttTCTTGCTGCTATTTTTGTTAATTATTACTATGGTGTAATCTACTTTAA encodes:
- the ubac2 gene encoding ubiquitin-associated domain-containing protein 2, whose protein sequence is MMFTTTGSRGLYKAPLSKGLLLVLNGLTVMLILLPQYQHLFIYSLQAVTLHHQVWRLVCGRLICLDVKDSFCSSLLIYNFRIFERRFGTRKFASFLLGTWCLSALMDILLAQTVQFLLDYEVEELPAGLLAPVFSLFVPFYLTIPRMPVTQVLGQVHITNKFLVYIVGLQLLTSSPFMWLLALSGLISGGLYLSNLLRLQKLMFVPSWVSRLGRHVLEPLFSSSQPTGETPLGMGATLDIQRQQRMDLLDQQLLLAQYNEARRNARQQPQSGLLQWTRFFPTLRHRGQNHPPAQPHTQAHASSQPPLLDNSPVAEEQVARLVEMGFSRTDALEALRASNNDITMATNFLLQH